A part of Phoenix dactylifera cultivar Barhee BC4 chromosome 2, palm_55x_up_171113_PBpolish2nd_filt_p, whole genome shotgun sequence genomic DNA contains:
- the LOC120109897 gene encoding probable polygalacturonase, with protein sequence MVALVGLIGAAECTRLGNHGHHHWRAGGGWPEWAAAAGAAGRRAHTASLKDFGAVGDGTTSNTHAFAAAIAHLSRLAADGGAMLVVPPGKWLTGPFNLTSKFTLFLHRDAEILASQDLNEWPVIDPLPSYGRGRDSAGGRYSNFIMGTNLTDVVITGDNGTINGQGRFWWDKFRNNQLKYTRGYLLEIMYSDRVLISNITFKDSPSWNVHPVYSSNIVVSNVTILAPFDSANTDGIDPDSCSHVLIEDCFIVSGDDCIAIKSGWDEYGIAFNMPTQHVNIRRLTCISPFSATIALGSEMSGGIQDVRAENITAINTESGVRIKTAVGRGGFVKDIFVRGMTLNTMKYVFWMSGNYGQHPDDKYDPNAIPVVRNIRYSNVVAENVTIAGHLEGIPGAPFTGICLSNVTIDVAHSKKKLKWNCTEIEGVASAVTPTPCALLRDQGTGAAPCPFPADSFTY encoded by the exons ATGGTGGCACTGGTGGGTCTCATTGGAGCCGCGGAGTGCACGAGGCTAGGGAACCACGGCCACCATCACTGGAGGGCCGGCGGCGGCTGGCCCGagtgggcggcggcggcgggtgccgccggccgccgggccCACACGGCGAGCCTGAAGGACTTCGGGGCGGTGGGGGACGGCACCACCTCCAACACGCACGCCTTCGCGGCTGCCATCGCCCACCTCAGCCGCTTGGCCGCCGACGGCGGGGCGATGCTCGTCGTGCCACCCGGCAAGTGGCTCACGGGGCCTTTCAATCTCACCAGCAAATTCACCCTCTTCCTCCACCGCGACGCCGAGATCCTCGCCTCCCAG GACCTGAACGAATGGCCAGTCATCGATCCCCTGCCCTCTTATGGGAGAGGAAGGGACTCAGCTGGTGGAAGATACAGCAACTTCATCATGGGAACTAACCTCACAGATGTGGTCATCACAG GGGATAATGGAACGATCAATGGGCAGGGGAGATTCTGGTGGGATAAGTTCCGTAATAATCAGCTGAAGTACACTCGTGGTTACCTGCTTGAAATAATGTACTCAGACCGTGTCCTTATTTCCAACATTACATTCAAAGACTCTCCCTCATGGAACGTCCATCCGGTTTACAGCAG CAATATCGTAGTGTCGAACGTCACCATTCTTGCACCATTTGACTCTGCAAACACCGATGGGATCGATCCAG ACTCCTGCTCCCATGTCCTCATCGAGGACTGCTTCATAGTCTCCGGCGATGACTGTATCGCCATTAAAAGCGGCTGGGACGAGTATGGAATTGCTTTCAACATGCCAACCCAGCATGTAAACATCAGGAGGCTCACCTGCATCTCCCCCTTCAGCGCCACCATCGCCCTTGGAAGCGAAATGTCCGGCGGAATCCAAGACGTCAGGGCTGAAAACATTACAGCCATCAACACGGAATCTGGGGTCAGAATCAAGACAGCCGTCGGAAGGGGAGGATTCGTGAAGGACATTTTCGTGAGAGGGATGACCTTGAACACCATGAAGTACGTCTTCTGGATGTCGGGCAATTATGGGCAGCACCCTGATGACAAGTACGACCCCAACGCAATCCCAGTTGTCCGGAATATCAGGTACAGCAATGTGGTCGCCGAGAATGTCACCATAGCCGGACACTTGGAGGGAATTCCGGGGGCACCCTTCACTGGGATATGCTTGTCTAACGTCACCATAGATGTTGCGCACTCGAAGAAGAAGCTGAAGTGGAACTGCACTGAGATTGAGGGCGTGGCAAGCGCTGTGACTCCTACCCCTTGTGCTTTGCTCCGAGATCAAGGAACCGGTGCAGCGCCATGTCCATTCCCCGCGGATAGTTTTACCTATTGA
- the LOC120109898 gene encoding probable polygalacturonase: protein MALLMSNTARKLYVPRLVILWMVALVGLIGAAECTRLGNHGHHHWRAGGGWPEWAAAAGAAGRRAHTASLKDFGAVGDGTTSNTHAFAAAIAHLSRLAADGGAMLVVPPGKWLTGPFNLTSKFTLFLHRDAEILASQDLNEWPVIDPLPSYGRGRDSAGGRYSNFIMGTNLTDVVITGDNGTINGQGRFWWDKFRNNQLKYTRGYLLEIMYSDRVLISNITFKDSPSWNVHPVYSSNIVVSNVTILAPFDSANTDGIDPDSCSHVLIEDCFIVSGDDCIAIKSGWDEYGIAFNMPTQHVNIRRLTCISPFSATIALGSEMSGGIQDVRAENITAINTESGVRIKTAVGRGGFVKDIFVRGMTLNTMKYVFWMSGNYGQHPDDKYDPNAIPVVRNIRYSNVVAENVTIAGHLEGIPGAPFTGICLSNVTIDVAHSKKKLKWNCTEIEGVASAVTPTPCALLRDQGTGAAPCPFPADSFTY, encoded by the exons ATGGCGCTGCTCATGAGCAATACCGCGAGAAAGCTCTAC GTGCCGAGGCTGGTGATCTTATGGATGGTGGCACTGGTGGGTCTCATTGGAGCCGCGGAGTGCACGAGGCTAGGGAACCACGGCCACCATCACTGGAGGGCCGGCGGCGGCTGGCCCGagtgggcggcggcggcgggtgccgccggccgccgggccCACACGGCGAGCCTGAAGGACTTCGGGGCGGTGGGGGACGGCACCACCTCCAACACGCACGCCTTCGCGGCTGCCATCGCCCACCTCAGCCGCTTGGCCGCCGACGGCGGGGCGATGCTCGTCGTGCCACCCGGCAAGTGGCTCACGGGGCCTTTCAATCTCACCAGCAAATTCACCCTCTTCCTCCACCGCGACGCCGAGATCCTCGCCTCCCAG GACCTGAACGAATGGCCAGTCATCGATCCCCTGCCCTCTTATGGGAGAGGAAGGGACTCAGCTGGTGGAAGATACAGCAACTTCATCATGGGAACTAACCTCACAGATGTGGTCATCACAG GGGATAATGGAACGATCAATGGGCAGGGGAGATTCTGGTGGGATAAGTTCCGTAATAATCAGCTGAAGTACACTCGTGGTTACCTGCTTGAAATAATGTACTCAGACCGTGTCCTTATTTCCAACATTACATTCAAAGACTCTCCCTCATGGAACGTCCATCCGGTTTACAGCAG CAATATCGTAGTGTCGAACGTCACCATTCTTGCACCATTTGACTCTGCAAACACCGATGGGATCGATCCAG ACTCCTGCTCCCATGTCCTCATCGAGGACTGCTTCATAGTCTCCGGCGATGACTGTATCGCCATTAAAAGCGGCTGGGACGAGTATGGAATTGCTTTCAACATGCCAACCCAGCATGTAAACATCAGGAGGCTCACCTGCATCTCCCCCTTCAGCGCCACCATCGCCCTTGGAAGCGAAATGTCCGGCGGAATCCAAGACGTCAGGGCTGAAAACATTACAGCCATCAACACGGAATCTGGGGTCAGAATCAAGACAGCCGTCGGAAGGGGAGGATTCGTGAAGGACATTTTCGTGAGAGGGATGACCTTGAACACCATGAAGTACGTCTTCTGGATGTCGGGCAATTATGGGCAGCACCCTGATGACAAGTACGACCCCAACGCAATCCCAGTTGTCCGGAATATCAGGTACAGCAATGTGGTCGCCGAGAATGTCACCATAGCCGGACACTTGGAGGGAATTCCGGGGGCACCCTTCACTGGGATATGCTTGTCTAACGTCACCATAGATGTTGCGCACTCGAAGAAGAAGCTGAAGTGGAACTGCACTGAGATTGAGGGCGTGGCAAGCGCTGTGACTCCTACCCCTTGTGCTTTGCTCCGAGATCAAGGAACCGGTGCAGCGCCATGTCCATTCCCCGCGGATAGTTTTACCTATTGA